One Epinephelus lanceolatus isolate andai-2023 chromosome 10, ASM4190304v1, whole genome shotgun sequence genomic region harbors:
- the aplp1 gene encoding amyloid beta precursor like protein 2 isoform X1 — translation MGHTAIPILMAVLSCCVWKNVEALAMTEVNGPGPQVAEPQIAMFCGHQLLHMNLQTGQWEPDPQGRQGCFKEPGEILSYCQEMYPALPISHIEESKRPVTIPAWCKKGWGHCQTHPFIVLPYRCLEGEYVSEALLVPDRCRFLHQEQMDACESYVYWHNIAKEECTADNLELHSYGMLLPCGDHFRGVEYVCCPGRGSSSGKGETEEREIPAGPQTLSSQTSGKLNSVTKVTAPTPSPSPDTDVDEADMEEEDDEVVEEEEEEEEEEEEEEEVDEEEVEEEEEEEAIAVKDPEEYEYNIDSGPYPKLDYLDSSYYEKSHKPTTSSPLLRGDSLTTPRPTDGVDVYFEKPVDDTEHANFLRAKTDLEERRMQRINEIMKEWAEADNQSKNLPKSERQALNEHFQSVLQTLEEQVAGERQRLVETHLARVEAILNNNRRLALENYLTAVQSEPPQPERVLQALKRYMAAEQKDRRHTLRHYQHIVTVDPQKAEQMKFQVYTHLHVIEERMNQSLALLYKDPTLAEELHNDIQELVKAERGDISELMTTSFSETRTTEELLPAESEEEKDDEEEEERAFQNRPYPPRIELQSNKKVPAVDEYDYTTSERGPTYEYEEKINTSVELKQVVNKPPEIERDELQPDALETFNRGAMVGLLVVAVAIAMVMVISLLLVRRKPYGTISHGIVEQVDPMLTPEERQLNKMQNHGYENPTYKFFEQMN, via the exons GCTCTGGCCATGACCGAGGTGAACGGGCCAGGCCCCCAGGTGGCAGAGCCGCAGATTGCCATGTTCTGCGGCCATCAGCTCCTGCACATGAACCTACAGACTGGCCAGTGGGAGCCGGATCCTCAGGGCCGCCAGGGCTGCTTCAAAGAGCCCGGCGAAATCCTGTCCTACTGTCAGGAG ATGTACCCAGCACTTCCGATCTCCCATATAGAGGAGTCAAAAAGACCTGTCACCATCCCTGCCTGGTGTAAGAAGGGTTGGGGCCACTGCCAGACGCACCCCTTCATAGTCCTGCCCTACCGCTGTCTAG AGGGCGAGTATGTGAGTGAAGCCCTGCTGGTGCCCGACCGATGCCGTTTCCTCCACCAGGAGCAGATGGATGCTTGCGAGAGTTACGTGTACTGGCACAACATTGCTAAGGAG GAGTGCACTGCAGACAATCTGGAGCTCCACAGCTACGGGATGCTTTTGCCATGTGGAGACCACTTCCGGGGGGTCGAGTACGTGTGCTGCCCAGGCCGAGGGAGTTCCAGCGGGAAAGGAGAGACGGAGGAAAGGGAAATCCCCGCTGGTCCTCAGACACTCTCATCCCAGACCAGTGGAAAGCTCAATTCTGT AACCAAAGTGACAGCACCCACTCCAAGCCCCTCTCCTGACACAGATGTGGACGAGGCCGatatggaggaggaggatgatgaagtagtggaggaggaggaggaggaggaggaagaagaagaggaggaggaggaagttgatgaggaggaggtggaagaagaggaagaagaggaggcaaTAGCTGTGAAAGACCCAGAGGAGTATGAGTACAACATTGACTCAGGTCCGTACCCGAAATTAGACTATCTGGACTCCTCCTACTACGAGAAAAGCCACAAACCCACCACCTCCTCACCTCTCTTGAGGGGAGACAGCT TGACTACACCTCGGCCCACAGATGGCGTTGATGTTTACTTCGAGAAGCCGGTGGATGACACTGAACATGCCAACTTCCTGCGTGCCAAAACAGACCTGGAGGAGCGCAGGATGCAGCGCATCAATGAG ATCATGAAGGAATGGGCGGAGGCCGACAATCAGTCAAAGAATCTGCCAAAGTCAGAGCGACAGGCCCTGAATGAG CATTTCCAGTCTGTGCTGCAAACGCTGGAGGAACAGGTCGCTGGAGAGAGGCAGAGGCTGGTGGAGACTCATCTTGCCAGAGTGGAGGCCATCCTCAACAACAATCGCCGCCTGGCGCTGGAGAACTACCTTACCGCTGTACAGTCTGAACCGCCTCAG CCGGAGCGCGTGCTGCAGGCTCTGAAGCGATACATGGCCGCAGAGCAGAAGGAccgcagacacacactcaggcaTTACCAGCATATTGTGACTGTCGACCCCCAGAAGGCTGAGCAGATGAAattccag GTGTACACACATCTCCATGTAATTGAGGAGAGGATGAACCAGAGTCTTGCACTGCTGTACAAGGATCCTACCTTAGCTGAGGAGCTGCACAATGACATCC AGGAGCTCGTCAAGGCAGAAAGAGGAGACATCAGTGAGCTCATGACCACCTCCTTCTCCGAGACCCGCACTACTGAGGAGCTTCTGCCGGCTgagagtgaggaggaaaaagatgatgaggaggaagaggagagagccTTCCAGAACAGGCCTTATCCTCCCCGCATTG AGCTGCAGTCTAATAAGAAAG TGCCTGCAGTGGATGAATATGATTATACCACATCTGAGAGAGGCCCCACTTATGAATATGAGGAAAAG ATCAACACCTCTGTGGAGCTCAAACAGGTCGTCAATAAGCCTCCTGAGATCGAGAGAGATGAGCTG CAACCCGATGCCCTGGAGACGTTTAACCGTGGCGCCATGGTGGGGTTGCTCGTGGTGGCTGTGGCCATCGCCATGGTGATGGTAATCAGTCTGCTGCTGGTGCGCAGGAAGCCATACGGCACTATCAGTCATGGCATCGTAGAG CAGGTCGACCCCATGCTGACACCAGAAGAACGACAGCTCAACAAAATGCAAAACCACGGCTACGAAAACCCCACCTACAAATTCTTTGAACAGATGAACTGA
- the zbtb32 gene encoding uncharacterized protein zbtb32 yields the protein MIRINNTQYFHFLQQADALRRSGTLCDAIISVKSQTFRAHRLVLACASRRLAQQLTQGDPDSLVHCTLEYFSPRTFQQVLDFTYTQTLEVSENDLHLLLRAAQLLEMQPLEDQCRKQLDNLVYTAREDGKRREITCIKEEEEGSAEENDQKQKGSPVQEEKLQEASSPVEEANDCIIMENLSLSDPAKNPDSPPSPRKKPKLPPVSAPSSNRDSVITRPASSSSSFSSPWTFPPNMWSSVSTLRQIAENYSSLIAAHPLQSPNQSSVAYPFSLSAPHMFPLFSSRFQTPVHSSVMGYSGFYPRYTQNLYAGSTGMGSIIKQSLLKRKKPSQRVFTGAAQTSELRYHEVPKASRERVKDCQHCSASPRGDPVLRESASTPPGEVCAGCRFCGRDDVAQHEPQSLRQEHRGEKPYQCQHCPKKFSLKHQLDTHHRVHTGEKPFECRLCGQRSRDYSAMIKHLRTHGGATPYQCTVCLEFCNSLVAMQRHIKSHAVQDFPPDWSINSTYLYNSHI from the exons ATGATCCGAATCAACAACACCCAATACTTCCACTTCCTGCAGCAGGCAGATGCCTTACGTCGCTCGGGGACGCTCTGCGATGCCATCATTTCTGTAAAAAGTCAAACTTTTAGGGCTCATCGGCTAGTGTTGGCCTGTGCTAGCAGAAGACTAGCGCAGCAGCTAACCCAGGGAGACCCGGACAGCCTGGTCCACTGCACGCTGGAGTATTTCTCACCACGCACCTTCCAGCAAGTTCTAGacttcacatacacacaaactctTGAGGTGTCTGAGAACGACCTGCACCTGCTGCTGAGAGCGGCTCAGCTGTTGGAGATGCAGCCGCTGGAGGACCAGTGCCGCAAACAGCTGGACAACCTCGTCTACACAGCCAGAGAGGACGGCAAAAGAAGGGAAATCACATgcatcaaagaagaagaagaaggaagtgCAGAGGAGAACGATCAAAAGCAAAAAGGGAGTCCAGTTCAAGAGGAGAAactccaagaggcttcttcccCTGTGGAGGAGGCGAACGACTGCATTATCATGGAAAACCTCTCGCTCTCTGATCCTGCTAAGAACCCTGACAGTCCGCCATCCCCGAGAAAGAAGCCCAAACTACCCCCTGTATCAGCACCATCCAGTAACAGAGACAGTGTTATCACGAGGCCTGCCAGCAGCagttcctccttctcctctccctgGACTTTCCCTCCAAACATGTGGAGCTCAGTGAGCACCCTGAGGCAGATAGCGGAGAACTATTCGAGCTTAATTGCAGCTCATCCCCTTCAGTCCCCAAACCAGTCCTCTGTAGCATACccattctccctctctgcccccCACATGTTCCCCCTGTTCAGCTCTCGTTTTCAGACCCCTGTCCACAGCTCCGTAATGGGCTACTCTGGCTTTTATCCACGTTACACACAAAACCTTTACGCCGGGTCTACAGGGATGGGGAGCATAATCAAGCAGAGCctgttgaaaagaaaaaaacccagcCAGAGAGTGTTTACTGGGGCCGCTCAAACCAGCGAGCTGAG GTACCATGAGGTGCCCAAAGCCAGCAGAGAGAGAGTTAAAGACTGCCAACACTGCAGTGCAAGCCCCCGTGGTGATCCAGTGCTGCGGGAGTCAGCCTCCACACCACCAG gtgaggtgtgtgcaGGGTGTCGGTTCTGTGGAAGAGATGATGTGGCGCAGCATGAACCGCAATCCCTTCGACAAgaacacagaggagaaaaacCCTACCAGTGCCAACACTGTCCCAAAAAGTTTAGTCTGAAACACCAACTGGACACACACCATCGAGTTCACACCG GAGAGAAACCCTTCGAGTGTCGTCTCTGTGGTCAGCGCTCACGGGACTACTCAGCCATGATCAAGCACCTGCGGACTCACGGCGGGGCCACGCCCTACCAGTGCACGGTGTGCCTGGAGTTCTGCAACAGTCTGGTCGCCATGCAGAGGCACATCAAGAGCCATGCGGTGCAGGACTTCCCTCCCGACTGGAGCATCAACAGCACCTACCTGTATAACTCACACATCTGA
- the aplp1 gene encoding amyloid beta precursor like protein 2 isoform X2, translated as MGHTAIPILMAVLSCCVWKNVEALAMTEVNGPGPQVAEPQIAMFCGHQLLHMNLQTGQWEPDPQGRQGCFKEPGEILSYCQEMYPALPISHIEESKRPVTIPAWCKKGWGHCQTHPFIVLPYRCLEGEYVSEALLVPDRCRFLHQEQMDACESYVYWHNIAKEECTADNLELHSYGMLLPCGDHFRGVEYVCCPGRGSSSGKGETEEREIPAGPQTLSSQTSGKLNSVTKVTAPTPSPSPDTDVDEADMEEEDDEVVEEEEEEEEEEEEEEEVDEEEVEEEEEEEAIAVKDPEEYEYNIDSGPYPKLDYLDSSYYEKSHKPTTSSPLLRGDSLTTPRPTDGVDVYFEKPVDDTEHANFLRAKTDLEERRMQRINEIMKEWAEADNQSKNLPKSERQALNEHFQSVLQTLEEQVAGERQRLVETHLARVEAILNNNRRLALENYLTAVQSEPPQPERVLQALKRYMAAEQKDRRHTLRHYQHIVTVDPQKAEQMKFQVYTHLHVIEERMNQSLALLYKDPTLAEELHNDIQELVKAERGDISELMTTSFSETRTTEELLPAESEEEKDDEEEEERAFQNRPYPPRIELQSNKKVPAVDEYDYTTSERGPTYEYEEKINTSVELKQVVNKPPEIERDELQPDALETFNRGAMVGLLVVAVAIAMVMVISLLLVRRKPYGTISHGIVEVDPMLTPEERQLNKMQNHGYENPTYKFFEQMN; from the exons GCTCTGGCCATGACCGAGGTGAACGGGCCAGGCCCCCAGGTGGCAGAGCCGCAGATTGCCATGTTCTGCGGCCATCAGCTCCTGCACATGAACCTACAGACTGGCCAGTGGGAGCCGGATCCTCAGGGCCGCCAGGGCTGCTTCAAAGAGCCCGGCGAAATCCTGTCCTACTGTCAGGAG ATGTACCCAGCACTTCCGATCTCCCATATAGAGGAGTCAAAAAGACCTGTCACCATCCCTGCCTGGTGTAAGAAGGGTTGGGGCCACTGCCAGACGCACCCCTTCATAGTCCTGCCCTACCGCTGTCTAG AGGGCGAGTATGTGAGTGAAGCCCTGCTGGTGCCCGACCGATGCCGTTTCCTCCACCAGGAGCAGATGGATGCTTGCGAGAGTTACGTGTACTGGCACAACATTGCTAAGGAG GAGTGCACTGCAGACAATCTGGAGCTCCACAGCTACGGGATGCTTTTGCCATGTGGAGACCACTTCCGGGGGGTCGAGTACGTGTGCTGCCCAGGCCGAGGGAGTTCCAGCGGGAAAGGAGAGACGGAGGAAAGGGAAATCCCCGCTGGTCCTCAGACACTCTCATCCCAGACCAGTGGAAAGCTCAATTCTGT AACCAAAGTGACAGCACCCACTCCAAGCCCCTCTCCTGACACAGATGTGGACGAGGCCGatatggaggaggaggatgatgaagtagtggaggaggaggaggaggaggaggaagaagaagaggaggaggaggaagttgatgaggaggaggtggaagaagaggaagaagaggaggcaaTAGCTGTGAAAGACCCAGAGGAGTATGAGTACAACATTGACTCAGGTCCGTACCCGAAATTAGACTATCTGGACTCCTCCTACTACGAGAAAAGCCACAAACCCACCACCTCCTCACCTCTCTTGAGGGGAGACAGCT TGACTACACCTCGGCCCACAGATGGCGTTGATGTTTACTTCGAGAAGCCGGTGGATGACACTGAACATGCCAACTTCCTGCGTGCCAAAACAGACCTGGAGGAGCGCAGGATGCAGCGCATCAATGAG ATCATGAAGGAATGGGCGGAGGCCGACAATCAGTCAAAGAATCTGCCAAAGTCAGAGCGACAGGCCCTGAATGAG CATTTCCAGTCTGTGCTGCAAACGCTGGAGGAACAGGTCGCTGGAGAGAGGCAGAGGCTGGTGGAGACTCATCTTGCCAGAGTGGAGGCCATCCTCAACAACAATCGCCGCCTGGCGCTGGAGAACTACCTTACCGCTGTACAGTCTGAACCGCCTCAG CCGGAGCGCGTGCTGCAGGCTCTGAAGCGATACATGGCCGCAGAGCAGAAGGAccgcagacacacactcaggcaTTACCAGCATATTGTGACTGTCGACCCCCAGAAGGCTGAGCAGATGAAattccag GTGTACACACATCTCCATGTAATTGAGGAGAGGATGAACCAGAGTCTTGCACTGCTGTACAAGGATCCTACCTTAGCTGAGGAGCTGCACAATGACATCC AGGAGCTCGTCAAGGCAGAAAGAGGAGACATCAGTGAGCTCATGACCACCTCCTTCTCCGAGACCCGCACTACTGAGGAGCTTCTGCCGGCTgagagtgaggaggaaaaagatgatgaggaggaagaggagagagccTTCCAGAACAGGCCTTATCCTCCCCGCATTG AGCTGCAGTCTAATAAGAAAG TGCCTGCAGTGGATGAATATGATTATACCACATCTGAGAGAGGCCCCACTTATGAATATGAGGAAAAG ATCAACACCTCTGTGGAGCTCAAACAGGTCGTCAATAAGCCTCCTGAGATCGAGAGAGATGAGCTG CAACCCGATGCCCTGGAGACGTTTAACCGTGGCGCCATGGTGGGGTTGCTCGTGGTGGCTGTGGCCATCGCCATGGTGATGGTAATCAGTCTGCTGCTGGTGCGCAGGAAGCCATACGGCACTATCAGTCATGGCATCGTAGAG GTCGACCCCATGCTGACACCAGAAGAACGACAGCTCAACAAAATGCAAAACCACGGCTACGAAAACCCCACCTACAAATTCTTTGAACAGATGAACTGA